A genomic stretch from Solanum stenotomum isolate F172 chromosome 8, ASM1918654v1, whole genome shotgun sequence includes:
- the LOC125875249 gene encoding outer envelope pore protein 16, chloroplastic isoform X1, whose product MHRKRRNKQKLIKKRIGKSECVEDNKKKKMPRSRFAGSLISPKVDVYIDMGNPFLNHTVDAFLKIGTVAATKAVAEETYGMVTRGSVSSHNFEKSLKKMCKEGAYWGTVAGVYAGMEYGAERIRGTNDWKNAMIGGALTGALISAASNNNRDKIVMDAITGGAVATASEFLNYLT is encoded by the exons ATGCATCGAAAAAGGCGAAACAAacaaaaactgataaaaaaaagaataggaaAATCGGAGTGTGTAGAagataacaagaaaaaaaagatgcCTCGGAGTCGATTTGCAGGATcattgatttctccaaaggtGGATGTTTACATTGATATGGGAAACCCTTTTCTAAATCACACTGTTGATGCTTTCTTGAAGATCGGCACT GTTGCTGCCACCAAAGCTGTTGCTGAAGAAACTTACGGAATGGTCACTAGAG GCAGTGTTTCGAGTCACAACTTTGAGAAATCG TTGAAGAAAATGTGTAAAGAAGGTGCTTATTGGG GGACTGTTGCTGGGGTATATGCTGGAATGGAGTATGGAGCGGAGAGAATTCGTGGAACCAATGATTGG AAGAATGCTATGATTGGGGGTGCGTTGACAGGAGCTCTCATATCTGCTGCAAGCAACAACAACAGAGACAAGATTGTAATGGATGCCATTACAGGAGGTGCTGTTGCTACTGCTTCAGAGTTCCTTAATTATCTCACATGA
- the LOC125875249 gene encoding outer envelope pore protein 16, chloroplastic isoform X2, translated as MHRKRRNKQKLIKKRIGKSECVEDNKKKKMPRSRFAGSLISPKVAATKAVAEETYGMVTRGSVSSHNFEKSLKKMCKEGAYWGTVAGVYAGMEYGAERIRGTNDWKNAMIGGALTGALISAASNNNRDKIVMDAITGGAVATASEFLNYLT; from the exons ATGCATCGAAAAAGGCGAAACAAacaaaaactgataaaaaaaagaataggaaAATCGGAGTGTGTAGAagataacaagaaaaaaaagatgcCTCGGAGTCGATTTGCAGGATcattgatttctccaaag GTTGCTGCCACCAAAGCTGTTGCTGAAGAAACTTACGGAATGGTCACTAGAG GCAGTGTTTCGAGTCACAACTTTGAGAAATCG TTGAAGAAAATGTGTAAAGAAGGTGCTTATTGGG GGACTGTTGCTGGGGTATATGCTGGAATGGAGTATGGAGCGGAGAGAATTCGTGGAACCAATGATTGG AAGAATGCTATGATTGGGGGTGCGTTGACAGGAGCTCTCATATCTGCTGCAAGCAACAACAACAGAGACAAGATTGTAATGGATGCCATTACAGGAGGTGCTGTTGCTACTGCTTCAGAGTTCCTTAATTATCTCACATGA
- the LOC125875249 gene encoding outer envelope pore protein 16, chloroplastic isoform X3, which produces MPRSRFAGSLISPKVDVYIDMGNPFLNHTVDAFLKIGTVAATKAVAEETYGMVTRGSVSSHNFEKSLKKMCKEGAYWGTVAGVYAGMEYGAERIRGTNDWKNAMIGGALTGALISAASNNNRDKIVMDAITGGAVATASEFLNYLT; this is translated from the exons atgcCTCGGAGTCGATTTGCAGGATcattgatttctccaaaggtGGATGTTTACATTGATATGGGAAACCCTTTTCTAAATCACACTGTTGATGCTTTCTTGAAGATCGGCACT GTTGCTGCCACCAAAGCTGTTGCTGAAGAAACTTACGGAATGGTCACTAGAG GCAGTGTTTCGAGTCACAACTTTGAGAAATCG TTGAAGAAAATGTGTAAAGAAGGTGCTTATTGGG GGACTGTTGCTGGGGTATATGCTGGAATGGAGTATGGAGCGGAGAGAATTCGTGGAACCAATGATTGG AAGAATGCTATGATTGGGGGTGCGTTGACAGGAGCTCTCATATCTGCTGCAAGCAACAACAACAGAGACAAGATTGTAATGGATGCCATTACAGGAGGTGCTGTTGCTACTGCTTCAGAGTTCCTTAATTATCTCACATGA
- the LOC125875240 gene encoding uncharacterized protein LOC125875240: MRNNERRSLVVVDDGGGGGNWLNRGDGVGSGGCYSHESEPDLAAMVSDFLESSSAGAESRYSSDNDSGYSDLALLADTISLYKNSVDRYESDLTMVVHSLILSMTESFHIGKPETCNASCIRSYLVKLLQSCGFNADMCATKWQGCGKIPGGEHEYIEVISHGNDGCSERYIIDLDFRSHFEIARAVKSYNVVLSCLPPVYVGTVTKLKLYLQAMVEAAKCSLKQNSMPLPPWRSLAYLEAKWESSHRVANVQVQSSVSSSNSSHRNCTELLWRIKSCIGSEIKAKGFLVLKNCRKRQGLKIESSHSSPVTP, encoded by the exons ATGAGAAATAACGAACGTCGTTCTCTGGTGGTCGTTGATGATGGCGGCGGAGGAGGAAATTGGCTGAATAGAGGCGACGGTGTCGGAAGCGGCGGCTGTTATAGTCATGAGAGCGAACCTGACTTGGCTGCTATGGTGAGTGACTTTCTGGAAAGTAGTAGCGCCGGTGCGGAGTCTAGGTATAGCAGTGATAATGATTCCGGTTACTCCGATCTCGCTCTTCTTGCTGATACGATTTCG CTGTACAAGAACTCAGTGGATCGGTATGAAAGTGATCTAACAATGGTGGTTCATTCCCTTATTCTTTCAATGACCGAATCTTTTCATATTGGCAAGCCCGAAACATGCAATGCAAGCTGCATCAGATCTTATCTAGTGAAGCTCCTCCAGTCTTGTGGTTTTAATGCAGATATGTGTGCAACCAAGTGGCAGGGTTGTGGAAAAATTCCTGGAG GTGAACACGAGTACATTGAGGTGATCTCCCATGGAAATGATGGATGCTCCGAAAGGTATATCATTGATCTTGACTTTCGGAGCCACTTTGAAATTGCAAGAGCTGTCAAATCCTACAATGTGGTCTTGAGTTGTCTTCCACCAGTTTATGTTGGCACAGTAACAAAACTTAAGCTGTATCTTCAGGCTATGGTAGAAGCAGCTAAATGTTCACTCAAACAGAATTCAATGCCTCTTCCTCCATGGCGATCCCTTGCCTATCTAGAAGCCAAGTGGGAGTCCAGTCACAGAGTAGCCAATGTTCAGGTTCAGAGTAGCGTCAGCTCCTCTAATTCCTCTCATCGGAATTGTACTGAGCTGTTGTGGAGGATAAAATCCTGTATTGGATCTGAAATCAAAGCTAAAGGATTCTTGGTACTTAAGAACTGTAGAAAGAGGCAGGGGCTAAAGATTGAATCGAGTCATTCTTCCCCAGTGACTCCATGA